Proteins from one Gilliamella sp. ESL0443 genomic window:
- the uvrD gene encoding DNA helicase II, protein MNIKQSLLEDLNTEQQTAVVTDNQYTIVLAGAGSGKTRVLVHRIAWLCVEKNYSSGSIFAVTFTNKAAAEMQERIESLVGERYLNGMWVGTFHGLTHRLLRMFPQQANLPDNFQLIDSEDQIRLIKRIFRELQVDEKQWSAKECANYISAQKEKGLRAKDLLPEDPKQVMWQAIYRDYQAICDKVGYVDFSELILRAYELLCRDENVLDYCRNRFSNILIDEFQDTNKIQYRFVQKLAGNTANIMIVGDDDQSIYSWRGANADNLQLFINDYPDTEIVRLEQNYRSTGFILDSANKLIANNKNRLGKNLWTDSGDGEKILLYRSFNDADEARFVVGQIKKFHEQGQNYSSCAILYRNNVQSRIFEDTLMQNGIPFQIYGSIRFYERQEVKLALAYLRLLHDHNNDMAFEATINTPTRGIGQVTLDKIRHFAKHKNMSLWDACLTLIEKKGLSDRQLTDINRFIHLMQSIHAEVNDLPFYKQLEKIITLSGVLRMYEQEPGIKGQARLENLDELVSAAEQFYRVNQNTVIEDAETGKPLTILESFLSVTSLESRDVGTDQDSVQLMTLHSAKGLEFDNVFIVGWEEGIFPTQRSIQEVDKMEEERRLAYVGITRARKNLTLSLTEQRRLYGREERNLPSRFLDELPVENLNETYYQGSFSSFGGRSGYQNKDDEFYQERKKSYSKKKKEDDGYTLGRKVKHNRFGEGSIINLDGEGDHKRVQIAFVDVGIKWLVIKLANLRLL, encoded by the coding sequence ATGAACATTAAGCAATCATTATTAGAAGATCTTAACACAGAACAACAAACCGCAGTAGTTACAGATAATCAATATACTATTGTACTTGCTGGTGCCGGAAGTGGTAAGACTCGTGTACTTGTCCATCGAATTGCTTGGCTCTGTGTTGAGAAGAATTATTCGTCCGGTTCGATTTTTGCGGTTACTTTCACCAATAAAGCTGCTGCTGAAATGCAAGAACGAATTGAATCGTTAGTTGGTGAAAGATATTTAAATGGAATGTGGGTAGGTACCTTCCACGGTTTGACTCATCGCTTATTACGCATGTTTCCTCAACAAGCTAACCTTCCAGACAATTTTCAGCTTATTGATTCAGAAGATCAGATTCGACTTATCAAGAGAATTTTCCGAGAACTTCAAGTAGATGAAAAGCAATGGTCAGCAAAAGAGTGTGCTAATTATATTTCTGCGCAAAAAGAGAAAGGATTACGTGCTAAAGACCTGCTGCCAGAAGATCCAAAACAAGTAATGTGGCAAGCGATCTATCGTGATTATCAAGCAATATGCGATAAAGTTGGTTATGTTGATTTTTCTGAGTTAATTCTGAGAGCTTATGAATTACTTTGTAGAGATGAAAATGTTTTAGATTATTGCCGTAATCGTTTCTCAAATATTCTCATTGATGAGTTTCAAGATACTAATAAAATTCAATATCGATTCGTACAAAAATTAGCGGGTAATACAGCTAATATCATGATTGTTGGTGATGATGATCAGTCAATTTATAGTTGGCGTGGTGCTAATGCCGATAATCTTCAATTATTTATTAATGATTACCCCGATACTGAAATTGTTCGCTTAGAGCAAAATTATCGATCCACAGGGTTTATTTTAGATTCTGCAAATAAATTGATTGCTAACAATAAGAATCGGTTAGGTAAAAATTTATGGACCGATAGTGGCGATGGTGAAAAAATCTTGCTTTACAGAAGTTTTAATGATGCTGATGAGGCAAGATTTGTTGTTGGCCAAATAAAAAAATTTCATGAGCAAGGTCAAAATTACTCTAGTTGCGCGATTTTGTATCGTAATAATGTTCAATCTCGGATTTTTGAAGATACATTAATGCAAAATGGCATACCTTTCCAAATTTATGGCTCGATTAGATTCTATGAAAGGCAAGAGGTTAAATTGGCTCTTGCTTATTTACGTCTATTACATGACCATAACAATGATATGGCATTTGAAGCAACTATAAATACTCCAACACGTGGTATAGGCCAAGTTACTTTAGATAAAATTAGACATTTTGCTAAGCATAAAAATATGTCGTTATGGGATGCTTGCTTAACTTTAATTGAAAAGAAGGGACTTTCTGATAGACAACTTACAGACATAAATCGATTTATCCATTTAATGCAATCGATTCACGCTGAAGTTAATGACTTACCTTTTTATAAACAGTTAGAGAAGATTATTACATTATCAGGTGTCTTGCGAATGTATGAACAAGAGCCGGGTATTAAAGGTCAGGCAAGGTTAGAAAATCTTGACGAGCTTGTTTCTGCAGCAGAGCAATTTTACCGTGTTAATCAAAATACCGTGATTGAGGATGCTGAAACAGGTAAACCATTAACAATTTTAGAATCATTCTTATCGGTTACATCGCTTGAAAGCCGTGATGTGGGTACTGACCAAGATTCTGTCCAACTGATGACGCTACATTCAGCAAAGGGATTAGAATTTGACAATGTCTTTATTGTAGGCTGGGAAGAGGGTATCTTCCCTACACAGCGTTCTATTCAAGAAGTCGATAAAATGGAAGAAGAAAGGCGTTTAGCTTATGTTGGTATAACGCGAGCAAGAAAAAACTTAACACTTTCATTGACAGAACAAAGACGACTCTATGGTCGAGAAGAACGAAATTTACCTTCGCGTTTTTTAGATGAGTTGCCAGTTGAAAACTTAAATGAAACTTATTACCAAGGTAGTTTCTCTTCATTTGGAGGGCGATCTGGTTACCAAAATAAAGATGATGAGTTTTATCAAGAACGTAAAAAATCTTATTCTAAAAAGAAAAAGGAAGATGATGGTTATACATTAGGTAGAAAGGTTAAACATAACCGTTTTGGTGAGGGCTCAATTATCAATCTTGATGGTGAAGGTGATCATAAGCGAGTTCAAATCGCTTTCGTTGATGTTGGTATTAAATGGTTAGTAATAAAATTAGCAAATCTGAGATTATTATAA
- the yigB gene encoding 5-amino-6-(5-phospho-D-ribitylamino)uracil phosphatase YigB, with protein sequence MHFYRSIDCIKAITFDLDDTLYDNSMIVDKAEEEMIKKLQKYEQFQNLTLDLYFQEKSLVLSINPEVYHDVIVWRIDTIKSLLSRTNIPVSQHSQIIDDAVDCFNVWRHKMVVPQSTHTLLTKLAKKYPLAVITNGNVDVNKIGLGDYFQFSLRGGPDGRSKPFPEIFDLAAKKLSIPNKYILHVGDNLETDVNGAINNGYLSCWINIFEQDIYHLTDARCLPHIEISRLIELDNLL encoded by the coding sequence ATGCATTTTTATCGTTCAATTGACTGCATTAAAGCGATCACTTTCGATCTAGATGATACTCTATATGATAATAGTATGATTGTAGATAAAGCTGAAGAGGAAATGATAAAAAAATTACAGAAATATGAACAGTTTCAAAATTTAACATTAGATTTATATTTCCAAGAAAAAAGTTTGGTGCTCTCAATCAATCCGGAAGTTTATCATGATGTGATAGTTTGGCGGATAGACACTATAAAATCTTTATTGAGTAGAACTAATATACCCGTATCTCAACATTCTCAGATAATTGATGATGCGGTAGATTGTTTCAATGTTTGGCGCCATAAGATGGTTGTTCCTCAATCAACACATACTTTATTAACTAAACTAGCAAAAAAATATCCATTAGCTGTAATTACTAATGGTAATGTCGATGTAAATAAAATCGGATTGGGAGACTATTTCCAATTTTCTTTACGCGGTGGACCGGATGGACGTTCAAAACCATTTCCAGAAATTTTTGATTTGGCTGCAAAAAAATTATCCATACCCAATAAATATATATTACATGTCGGTGATAATTTAGAGACTGATGTTAATGGCGCCATTAATAACGGTTATTTATCGTGTTGGATAAATATCTTTGAGCAAGATATTTATCATCTTACTGATGCAAGGTGCTTACCTCATATTGAGATAAGCCGATTGATAGAATTAGATAATCTGTTATAA
- the rimI gene encoding ribosomal protein S18-alanine N-acetyltransferase, with protein sequence MKTISILNENDLAEAYELERLCYPIPWSKETFFSNQGERYLNLKITIDNKIVGFCICQQVADEASLFNIAIHPKYRNQGLAKTLLNQLINDLMAMPSKISTIWLEVRKSNSPALELYHSIGFNQITIRKNYYPTTDGNKEDAIIMAYTLAL encoded by the coding sequence ATGAAAACGATTTCCATCCTAAATGAAAATGATCTAGCAGAAGCCTATGAGTTAGAGCGATTATGCTACCCTATTCCTTGGTCTAAAGAGACTTTCTTTTCAAATCAAGGAGAACGTTATTTAAACCTTAAAATAACCATTGATAATAAAATTGTAGGCTTTTGTATTTGCCAACAAGTAGCTGATGAAGCAAGTTTATTTAATATTGCCATACATCCTAAATACCGGAATCAAGGGTTAGCAAAAACATTATTAAACCAGTTGATTAATGATTTAATGGCAATGCCAAGTAAAATTTCGACAATCTGGTTAGAAGTAAGAAAATCAAATTCGCCAGCACTTGAGTTATATCACTCAATAGGGTTCAATCAAATAACTATTAGAAAAAATTATTACCCAACCACCGATGGTAATAAAGAAGATGCAATTATTATGGCTTATACTTTAGCGTTATAA
- the cyaY gene encoding iron donor protein CyaY, producing the protein MNVTQFHTLTDQLFNQIESYLDDYTDEHDIDLDYETNGNVINISFPNNSKIIINTQEPLFQVWLATRKQGYHFDFINNKWICNRSDQTFEDIFTQAVQEQSE; encoded by the coding sequence ATGAACGTCACTCAATTTCATACTCTAACTGATCAACTTTTTAATCAAATTGAATCATACCTTGATGATTATACTGATGAGCATGATATTGATTTAGATTACGAAACTAATGGTAATGTTATTAATATCAGCTTTCCAAATAACAGTAAAATTATCATCAATACTCAAGAACCTTTATTTCAAGTTTGGTTAGCAACAAGAAAACAAGGCTATCATTTTGACTTTATTAATAACAAATGGATCTGTAATCGTTCAGATCAAACATTTGAAGATATTTTTACCCAAGCAGTACAAGAACAATCTGAATAA
- a CDS encoding surface-adhesin E family protein: protein MKKLCLVLILFSFATISYATDEKLPLTEEEKATQAKEIKEMLSNPKIGEQFTPISKNDEDNKVGYSFLDKKSIKLHPFNPRIRVFKEVINYTPALVQNIDNVKTPYRTIVVNYYANCDKKEIAKGQLDLVEKNFAEGKLINNINIPNRWMRAEKNDENYKLLIMVCSLPLNQ from the coding sequence ATGAAAAAATTATGCTTAGTCTTAATTCTTTTTTCTTTTGCAACTATAAGCTATGCAACAGATGAAAAGCTACCACTTACTGAAGAAGAGAAAGCTACTCAAGCAAAAGAAATTAAGGAAATGTTGAGCAATCCTAAAATCGGTGAGCAATTTACGCCTATTTCTAAAAATGATGAAGATAATAAGGTTGGTTACTCATTCCTTGATAAAAAATCGATAAAGTTACACCCGTTTAATCCTCGAATTCGTGTCTTTAAAGAAGTGATCAATTATACTCCTGCATTAGTACAAAACATTGATAATGTGAAAACCCCCTATCGCACTATTGTCGTTAACTATTATGCTAATTGTGACAAAAAAGAAATTGCTAAAGGACAACTTGATCTAGTTGAAAAGAACTTCGCAGAGGGTAAATTAATTAATAATATTAATATTCCAAATCGCTGGATGAGAGCCGAAAAAAATGACGAAAATTATAAATTATTAATAATGGTTTGTTCATTACCTCTCAATCAGTAA
- a CDS encoding thiamine diphosphokinase — protein MFTALLFVNGEPPKNLPSHLGNYNYIACTDGAYHSYLSKSSIKPDFIIGDLDSINSNMTIPDKTQIIHTPDQSKTDFEKALLFLNSKGVTSFTIYGASGRASDHFLGNLSVAMQYHQQLKMLFYDDYCHFFFATNHQIIRHVKYHIISLMPLSKVTGLTITGFEYPLHNQTLSLGSFTSLRNKAINDTIEISFNAGDLLIFVQN, from the coding sequence ATGTTCACAGCACTGTTATTTGTAAATGGCGAACCACCTAAAAATCTACCTTCCCATTTAGGTAATTATAATTATATCGCATGTACTGACGGTGCATATCATAGTTATCTATCTAAATCTTCAATTAAACCAGATTTTATAATCGGTGATTTAGATAGCATTAACTCCAATATGACGATTCCCGATAAAACCCAAATCATTCATACACCAGATCAATCTAAAACTGACTTTGAAAAAGCGTTGTTGTTTTTAAATAGTAAAGGAGTCACATCATTTACCATATATGGTGCATCAGGACGAGCCAGTGACCACTTTCTAGGTAACTTATCGGTTGCTATGCAATATCATCAACAATTAAAAATGCTGTTTTATGATGATTATTGTCACTTTTTCTTCGCAACTAATCATCAAATTATCCGTCATGTTAAATACCATATTATTTCATTAATGCCTCTATCCAAAGTTACAGGGTTAACTATAACCGGTTTTGAATACCCATTACATAATCAAACTTTATCTTTAGGTAGTTTTACTAGTCTACGTAATAAAGCTATTAATGACACTATCGAAATTTCTTTTAATGCTGGTGATTTATTGATTTTTGTTCAAAATTAA
- a CDS encoding DNA polymerase III subunit psi yields the protein MTATDWYLKQCDITQYVLRNSAVFQGEVATHIDDKIRLIVVAKKQPTQKIYYDILKAIELTEEQVLFLTPSQLIIPADEVKVITWFIDIKSHEQWQNKLTIKTSDLVSLAKDPQQKRQLWLQLCEYENDFHPK from the coding sequence ATGACAGCAACTGATTGGTATCTAAAGCAATGTGATATTACCCAATATGTTTTACGCAATTCTGCCGTTTTTCAAGGTGAAGTTGCTACACATATCGACGATAAAATTCGTTTAATCGTCGTTGCTAAAAAGCAACCAACACAAAAAATTTATTATGATATTTTAAAAGCCATTGAGTTAACTGAAGAGCAAGTTTTATTTCTTACGCCTTCGCAATTAATAATACCGGCAGATGAAGTAAAAGTTATAACTTGGTTTATTGACATAAAAAGCCATGAACAATGGCAAAATAAATTAACGATTAAAACCAGCGATTTAGTTTCGCTAGCCAAAGATCCACAACAAAAGCGACAGCTTTGGCTACAATTATGTGAATATGAAAACGATTTCCATCCTAAATGA
- a CDS encoding DUF484 family protein, whose translation MVIKKTQTVKYKPHRRQKNFVKLNDEMVSQYIIDNPDFFIRNAAQIERMRVPHPVRGIISLPEWHMARQRNKINQLESEITMLMEHASANELLFNQLMKLQFDLIKAKDVDELIVSLKNWAKDLGLNGAYLYLFDDKWLLSAPSSYHHLALNSLQFDFIRVRHLQYSQFYLGQLNTTELDFLLPQHGYVGSVALSLFGQFGDLGLLMFTSPDPQHYQVGQGTLLLEKVSEILPILIEKWIMRKK comes from the coding sequence ATGGTCATTAAAAAAACACAGACAGTTAAATATAAGCCTCATCGTCGACAAAAAAACTTTGTCAAATTGAATGATGAAATGGTCAGTCAGTATATCATTGATAATCCTGATTTCTTCATTCGTAATGCTGCTCAGATTGAACGAATGCGTGTACCACATCCAGTTCGCGGAATTATTTCGTTACCTGAATGGCACATGGCTAGACAGCGTAATAAAATTAATCAGTTAGAGTCTGAAATTACCATGCTAATGGAGCATGCTAGTGCTAATGAACTGCTTTTTAATCAGTTAATGAAATTGCAATTCGACTTAATTAAAGCAAAAGATGTAGATGAATTAATTGTATCTTTAAAAAATTGGGCTAAAGATTTAGGGCTAAATGGTGCTTATTTATATCTTTTCGATGATAAATGGTTACTTAGTGCGCCATCTAGCTATCATCATTTAGCCTTAAATTCATTACAATTTGATTTTATTCGTGTTCGTCATCTACAGTATAGTCAATTTTATTTGGGTCAATTAAACACAACTGAATTAGATTTTTTATTACCGCAGCATGGTTATGTCGGATCAGTTGCATTATCATTATTTGGTCAATTTGGGGACCTCGGTCTTTTGATGTTTACTAGCCCAGATCCACAACATTATCAAGTTGGGCAAGGAACTTTGTTATTAGAGAAAGTTAGTGAGATATTACCTATTTTGATTGAAAAATGGATAATGCGAAAAAAGTAA
- the xerC gene encoding tyrosine recombinase XerC: MAKTNPNYSTLLAEPVEHFLNYLKSEKQLSLNTQVNYRRQLYAIIDLTKDLDIEKWQTIDSSAVRLLISRSRQTGLQARSLSLRLSALRSFFDWMVKNEMISVNPARGVVNPKLGQHLPKNIDIDEVNQLLDIEYNDPLSVRDRAMLEVMYGSGLRLSELVNINCRELNLREGEVRVMGKGNKERKLPLGRESVKWIEYWLTMRNELKPQDDALFISKLGKRISPRNVEKRFAQWGIKQGLSSHVHPHKLRHSFATHMLESSGDLRAVQELLGHADLSTTQVYTHLDFSHLSEVYDSAHPRAKRGKK, encoded by the coding sequence ATGGCTAAAACTAATCCAAATTATTCCACTTTATTAGCTGAGCCGGTTGAGCATTTCTTAAACTATCTAAAATCAGAAAAACAACTTAGCCTAAACACACAAGTTAATTATCGCCGTCAACTTTATGCCATTATCGATTTAACCAAGGATCTGGATATTGAAAAATGGCAAACTATTGATTCGTCAGCTGTACGATTATTAATTAGCAGAAGTCGGCAAACCGGTTTACAAGCAAGAAGTCTCTCCTTACGACTGTCTGCTCTGCGAAGTTTTTTCGATTGGATGGTGAAGAATGAAATGATTTCCGTCAATCCTGCTCGAGGTGTAGTTAATCCTAAATTAGGTCAGCATCTTCCTAAAAATATCGATATTGATGAGGTTAATCAATTACTAGATATTGAATATAACGATCCATTATCTGTGCGCGATAGAGCTATGCTAGAAGTTATGTATGGTTCTGGATTACGTCTTTCTGAATTAGTTAACATTAACTGTCGAGAGCTAAATTTAAGGGAAGGGGAAGTCCGGGTAATGGGAAAAGGTAATAAGGAACGGAAATTACCTTTAGGGCGAGAATCTGTAAAATGGATTGAATATTGGTTAACCATGCGAAATGAATTAAAACCGCAGGATGATGCACTATTTATTTCTAAATTGGGGAAACGAATTTCTCCTCGTAATGTGGAGAAACGATTTGCTCAATGGGGTATCAAACAAGGATTAAGTTCACATGTTCACCCACATAAACTACGCCATTCATTTGCAACGCATATGCTTGAATCGAGTGGCGATTTGCGAGCAGTACAAGAATTACTAGGTCATGCTGATTTATCCACTACACAAGTTTATACTCATTTGGATTTTTCACATTTATCGGAAGTTTATGATTCTGCTCATCCACGAGCTAAAAGAGGGAAAAAGTAA
- the yihI gene encoding Der GTPase-activating protein YihI, producing MLKNKSKKNRQEINEESRELKRKRKHKGLPSGSRFNGKQNNKKTSNIIKDPRIGSKKPISLVQTDDPIIKVNQPKKVKLTPEQELDQLENDTKLDHLLDLVEQGKTLTNEQQSYLDNKLDRIDQLMKQLGYEDNDFDDELEEPKEDIVSLLKRN from the coding sequence ATGTTAAAAAATAAATCGAAAAAAAACCGTCAAGAGATTAATGAAGAGTCTCGAGAACTTAAGCGCAAACGTAAACATAAAGGTTTACCTAGTGGTTCTCGTTTTAACGGCAAACAAAACAATAAAAAAACGTCAAATATCATTAAAGATCCGCGAATTGGTAGTAAAAAACCAATTTCATTAGTGCAAACGGATGATCCAATTATAAAAGTTAATCAACCTAAAAAGGTCAAATTAACACCAGAACAAGAATTAGACCAGCTTGAAAATGATACTAAACTTGACCATTTACTTGATTTAGTTGAGCAAGGCAAAACATTGACTAATGAACAACAATCTTATCTTGATAATAAACTAGATCGCATTGATCAACTGATGAAACAATTAGGTTATGAAGATAATGATTTTGATGACGAGTTAGAAGAGCCTAAAGAAGATATTGTCAGCTTACTTAAACGTAATTAA
- the rsmC gene encoding 16S rRNA (guanine(1207)-N(2))-methyltransferase RsmC, whose amino-acid sequence MSTLTPASQVLERHQSFFDDKNILIAGDIQDNYPAVISANLVKIHCSQYHTFLNFKHSKRAESTNFSLYPDESFYNNVNTLIYYWPKTKSEAQFQLSFLLNNMPKESDIFIIGENRTGVKSVEGLLADFGSIQKIDSARRCGLYHYRADSRLAFELKEWWLSYHLTIENQDIEIKSLPGVFSQKGLDAGSELLLNALMEQSDIIKGNILDVGCGSGILSTVLGKLYQDISLTLTDVSSMALESSKATLACNNLSANVIASDVFSDINDKFHLIISNPPFHDGKETSYTAVNKMIKEAKKHLKLNGYLCIVANSFLPYQSILDETFKSVEIIAQTTKFKVYLASH is encoded by the coding sequence ATATCCACACTTACTCCTGCTAGCCAAGTACTTGAACGTCATCAATCCTTTTTTGATGATAAAAATATTCTTATTGCAGGTGATATCCAAGATAATTACCCAGCTGTTATATCAGCTAATTTGGTTAAGATTCACTGCTCGCAGTATCACACATTTTTAAATTTTAAACACTCGAAACGAGCTGAAAGTACCAATTTTTCGCTCTATCCTGACGAGTCTTTTTATAACAATGTTAACACACTCATATATTATTGGCCTAAAACTAAGAGTGAAGCACAATTTCAGTTATCATTTTTATTAAATAATATGCCTAAAGAGAGTGATATTTTTATTATTGGTGAAAATCGGACTGGTGTAAAAAGTGTTGAAGGATTATTAGCTGATTTTGGCTCTATACAAAAAATAGATAGTGCAAGGCGATGTGGTCTGTATCATTATCGTGCTGATAGCCGTTTAGCTTTTGAATTAAAAGAGTGGTGGCTTAGTTATCATTTAACCATTGAAAACCAAGATATCGAAATTAAAAGCTTACCAGGTGTATTTAGCCAAAAAGGATTAGATGCGGGTAGTGAGCTTCTGTTAAATGCCTTGATGGAACAGAGTGATATTATTAAAGGTAATATCCTAGATGTTGGCTGTGGCTCAGGCATATTATCAACAGTTTTAGGTAAGTTATATCAAGATATAAGTTTAACATTAACCGATGTCAGCAGTATGGCGTTAGAATCAAGCAAAGCTACGTTAGCTTGTAATAATCTTTCTGCAAATGTTATTGCTAGTGATGTATTTTCAGATATCAACGATAAATTTCACTTAATCATCTCTAATCCACCTTTTCATGATGGTAAAGAGACAAGTTATACTGCAGTAAACAAAATGATTAAAGAGGCTAAAAAACACTTAAAATTAAATGGTTATCTTTGTATTGTGGCAAATTCATTTTTGCCTTATCAATCGATTTTGGATGAAACCTTTAAAAGTGTTGAAATTATTGCCCAAACAACAAAATTTAAAGTCTATTTAGCCAGTCATTAA
- the hemN gene encoding oxygen-independent coproporphyrinogen III oxidase produces MIQSQLWDQALIEKYNYSGPRYTSYPTALEFNEQFTEQNFLSAATRYPERSLSLYVHIPFCHKLCYFCGCNKLITRQTHKVTQYLDILDIEIAKRSELFKNRIVSQMHWGGGTPTFLTDDEMTRLITSIRQHFNFTQDAELSIEIDPREISTQTIDHLSELGFNRLSMGIQDFNHEIQNLINREQDENLIRSLIAQARKNNFRSISLDLIYGLPKQTVESFTETLNKVIDISPDRLSVFNYAHLPSRFAAQRKIKDYDLPNANQKLKILQTSIEKLTQAGYQFIGMDHFAKPTDELAIAQQENKLHRNFQGYTTKGDSDLLGLGVSAISMLGDSYAQNHKDLKNYQTLVKQQGNGLWKGFTLNQDDKIRRDIIKQLICHFYLDKKQIEQLYAIKFDDYFTEDLKLLAPLEQDGLVLIGKDSIVVQPKGHLLIRNICMCFDIYMRRLVRQHQFSRVI; encoded by the coding sequence ATGATTCAATCTCAGCTATGGGACCAAGCGTTAATAGAAAAGTATAACTATTCCGGCCCAAGATATACTTCATATCCAACTGCGCTTGAATTTAATGAGCAGTTCACTGAACAAAACTTTCTTTCAGCTGCCACACGTTATCCTGAACGTTCATTATCACTATATGTCCACATTCCGTTTTGCCATAAACTTTGTTACTTTTGCGGTTGTAATAAACTTATTACCCGGCAAACCCATAAAGTTACCCAGTATCTCGATATACTAGATATTGAAATTGCTAAACGGTCAGAATTATTCAAAAATCGTATTGTAAGCCAAATGCATTGGGGCGGAGGCACTCCTACTTTTTTGACTGATGATGAAATGACACGATTAATCACATCAATCAGACAACACTTTAACTTTACTCAAGATGCTGAATTATCAATTGAAATAGACCCCAGAGAAATCAGTACACAAACAATCGATCATCTTTCTGAACTAGGCTTTAATCGGTTAAGTATGGGAATTCAAGATTTCAATCATGAAATTCAGAATCTAATTAACCGAGAACAAGATGAAAATTTAATCCGCTCGTTGATTGCTCAAGCACGAAAAAATAATTTTCGATCAATTAGCCTCGATTTAATTTATGGATTACCTAAACAGACCGTTGAAAGTTTTACCGAAACTTTAAATAAAGTTATTGATATTTCACCCGATAGATTAAGCGTTTTTAATTATGCCCATTTGCCTAGTCGTTTTGCTGCGCAACGTAAAATCAAAGATTATGATTTACCTAACGCTAATCAAAAATTAAAGATCTTACAAACTAGTATAGAAAAATTAACTCAAGCCGGTTATCAATTTATCGGTATGGATCATTTTGCCAAACCAACCGATGAGTTGGCTATTGCTCAACAAGAAAATAAATTGCATCGTAACTTTCAAGGATACACAACTAAAGGAGATTCAGATTTATTGGGTCTTGGTGTGTCAGCTATTAGTATGTTGGGTGATAGTTATGCACAGAACCATAAAGATCTAAAAAATTATCAAACTTTAGTTAAACAACAAGGTAATGGTTTATGGAAAGGATTTACCTTAAATCAAGATGACAAAATAAGAAGAGACATCATTAAGCAACTTATTTGCCATTTTTACCTTGATAAAAAACAAATTGAACAACTTTATGCGATTAAATTTGATGACTATTTTACTGAAGATTTAAAACTATTAGCACCATTGGAACAAGATGGTTTAGTCTTAATTGGTAAAGATAGCATCGTAGTCCAACCTAAAGGGCATTTGCTTATTCGAAATATTTGTATGTGTTTTGATATTTATATGCGACGATTGGTTCGACAACATCAATTTTCACGCGTGATCTAG